One window from the genome of uncultured Tateyamaria sp. encodes:
- a CDS encoding tetratricopeptide repeat protein, translating into MRHLIIAALLSTPAWADTCPPAPEISSELNVLIEAANAAPDERAGRVVSDQMWEVWLRAPDASAQEVLDRGMRQRGNFDFTGAYDSFDALVAYCPDYAEGYNQRAFISFLREDFEAALVDLERALALSPDHVGAQSGRALTLMNLGRTDDARAQLEAALENNPWLSERHLLADGAPLGPKGQEL; encoded by the coding sequence ATGAGACACCTGATCATTGCCGCTCTCCTCTCGACGCCTGCCTGGGCCGACACATGCCCGCCAGCGCCGGAGATTTCATCAGAACTGAACGTCTTGATCGAAGCCGCGAACGCGGCGCCGGATGAACGGGCGGGGCGGGTTGTGTCCGACCAGATGTGGGAGGTGTGGTTGCGCGCACCCGACGCATCGGCCCAAGAGGTTCTGGACCGGGGCATGCGGCAGCGTGGCAACTTTGATTTCACCGGCGCTTACGACAGCTTCGACGCGCTTGTGGCGTATTGCCCGGACTATGCCGAAGGCTACAACCAGCGGGCGTTCATCAGCTTTCTGCGCGAGGATTTCGAAGCTGCCCTTGTTGATCTTGAGCGTGCGCTTGCCCTGTCGCCGGATCATGTCGGTGCGCAGTCCGGGCGCGCCCTGACCTTGATGAACCTTGGTCGCACTGATGATGCGCGCGCGCAGCTTGAAGCCGCGCTCGAGAACAATCCGTGGTTGTCGGAACGGCACCTGCTGGCTGATGGTGCGCCGCTTGGACCAAAGGGGCAAGAGCTGTGA
- a CDS encoding Lrp/AsnC ligand binding domain-containing protein → MQDTKKGPVTLDRLDQSILAALAEDGRISITDLAARIGLSKSPTQARLRRLEKSGTIMGYRALLDPISLGLDHVAFVEVRLSDTREAALRAFNTAVQQVPEIEQAHMIASHFDYLLKVRTRNMAHYRQFLGDIISGLPHVSSTSTYVAMEAVKEVMLPGLD, encoded by the coding sequence ATGCAAGACACGAAAAAAGGCCCCGTAACGCTGGATCGTCTGGATCAATCGATTCTGGCTGCCCTGGCCGAAGACGGACGCATCAGCATTACCGATCTGGCGGCGCGGATCGGCTTGTCGAAATCACCGACCCAAGCGCGCCTGCGACGTCTGGAAAAGTCTGGAACGATCATGGGGTACCGGGCATTGCTGGACCCGATTTCCTTAGGGCTGGACCATGTTGCCTTTGTCGAAGTGCGCCTGAGTGACACCCGCGAGGCCGCGCTGCGTGCGTTCAACACGGCGGTGCAACAGGTGCCCGAGATCGAACAGGCGCATATGATTGCAAGCCATTTCGATTATCTGCTGAAGGTGCGGACGCGCAACATGGCGCATTACCGGCAGTTTTTGGGGGACATCATTTCGGGTCTGCCGCATGTGTCGTCGACATCGACCTATGTGGCGATGGAAGCGGTCAAGGAAGTGATGTTACCTGGTCTCGACTAG
- the putA gene encoding bifunctional proline dehydrogenase/L-glutamate gamma-semialdehyde dehydrogenase PutA, whose protein sequence is MARDLNCDLAARLDAEMYAAPDAVLARLIDMAGLSASDRAAICTAATELVTAIRNDATPGLMETFLAEYGLSTDEGVALMCLAEALLRVPDADTIDALIEDKIAPSDWGRHLGHSTSSLVNASTWALMLTGRVLDDGRPGPIGHLRGAIKRLGEPVIRAAVSRAMKEMGRQFVLGEDIDSAMDRAAGMEAKGFTYSYDMLGEAALTDADARRYHLSYSRAISAIARACTHADIRENPGISVKLSALHPRYERAQETAVMRDLVPRLRSLAMLAASAGMGLNIDAEEADRLSLSLQVIDAVLGEAALSGWDGFGIVVQAYGPRASTVIDVVHEMAERHDRKVMVRLVKGAYWDTEIKRAQVEGVAGFPVFTRKAATDVSYIANARKLLGLTDRIYPQFATHNAHTVASILHMATDQPFEFQRLHGMGEALHTMVLHDRNTRCRIYAPVGAHRDLLAYLVRRLLENGANSSFVNQIVDTDVPPEIVATDPFDMLQATALSIPDGPCLFAPERRNSQGFDLTHSPTLARIEQARTPFAGHRWRAQPLVVGNLKGAEHPVANPADPHDIVGHVAWATPDAAARAVADARTWGADHAVRSAVLTAAADLYEAHFGEMFALLAREAGKTLPDAVAELREAVDFLRYYATQGDNSAPAGTFVCISPWNFPLAIFTGQIAAALAAGNAVVAKPAEQTPLIAHRAVTLLHEAGVPRAALQLVLGAGDIGGALTACPDVSGVAFTGSTETALRIRSSLAAHAAPGTPLIAETGGLNAMIVDSTALPEQAVRSIVESAFQSAGQRCSALRCLYVQEDIAPHLTDMLVGAMEALELGLPWSLSTDVGPVIDDAARAGIAAHIDQARSEGRVVHELKTPATGCFVAPTLIRVDGIADLEREVFGPVLHIATFRAADLDKVIDAINGTGYGLTFGLHTRIDDRVQHVTDRIGAGNIYVNRNQIGAIVGSQPFGGHGLSGTGPKAGGPDYLLRFRAPQPVAEQDAWTKQAAVPPLPSRQHTTRAATALPGPTGESNLHSRHPRPAILCAGPGDDAVAAQIQAVERLGGQGVPASGAIAPEALTDGPGFGGVLWWGDAATGRALNLGLAARSGPIIPLITAQPDRAHVLVERHVCVDTTASGGNAALLGAAS, encoded by the coding sequence ATGGCGCGTGACCTGAACTGTGACCTTGCGGCGCGGCTGGATGCGGAGATGTATGCGGCCCCGGATGCGGTACTGGCCCGCTTGATTGACATGGCCGGGCTGTCGGCATCGGACCGCGCCGCGATCTGCACGGCGGCAACCGAACTCGTCACGGCGATCCGAAATGACGCCACCCCCGGTCTGATGGAGACGTTTCTGGCCGAATACGGCCTGTCCACCGACGAGGGCGTCGCCCTGATGTGCCTGGCAGAGGCCCTGTTGCGGGTGCCCGATGCCGACACCATCGACGCATTGATCGAGGACAAGATCGCCCCGTCGGATTGGGGCAGACATCTCGGGCACTCGACCTCTTCGCTGGTCAATGCCTCGACCTGGGCCCTGATGCTGACCGGACGCGTGCTGGATGATGGCCGACCCGGCCCAATCGGGCACCTGCGCGGCGCGATCAAACGCCTGGGCGAACCAGTGATCCGCGCCGCCGTGTCACGTGCCATGAAAGAGATGGGCCGTCAGTTCGTGCTGGGCGAGGATATCGACAGTGCGATGGACCGCGCCGCCGGAATGGAAGCCAAAGGGTTCACCTATTCCTATGACATGCTGGGCGAAGCGGCGCTGACCGACGCCGACGCACGGCGCTATCACCTCAGCTATTCACGGGCCATTTCTGCAATTGCGCGGGCGTGCACACATGCAGACATCCGCGAAAACCCCGGAATCTCGGTCAAGTTATCGGCACTTCACCCACGCTATGAACGGGCCCAGGAAACGGCCGTGATGCGTGACCTCGTCCCGCGTCTGCGTTCCCTTGCGATGTTGGCGGCTTCGGCAGGGATGGGGTTGAACATAGACGCGGAAGAAGCGGACCGCCTGTCCCTCTCCCTGCAGGTGATTGATGCTGTCCTGGGCGAAGCGGCCCTGTCCGGATGGGACGGGTTCGGCATTGTCGTGCAGGCCTATGGCCCCCGGGCCAGCACCGTCATCGACGTGGTGCACGAGATGGCCGAGCGGCATGACCGCAAGGTCATGGTGCGGCTTGTCAAAGGCGCCTACTGGGACACTGAAATCAAGCGGGCGCAGGTCGAAGGGGTCGCCGGGTTTCCGGTGTTCACGCGCAAGGCAGCGACGGACGTGTCTTACATCGCCAATGCGCGCAAGCTTCTGGGATTGACCGACCGCATCTACCCGCAGTTTGCCACGCATAACGCGCACACCGTTGCATCCATCCTGCACATGGCCACGGACCAGCCGTTCGAATTTCAACGGCTGCATGGCATGGGCGAAGCCCTGCACACGATGGTCTTGCACGACCGGAACACCCGTTGTCGCATATATGCGCCTGTCGGGGCACATCGCGACCTGCTGGCCTATCTTGTGCGGCGCCTGCTTGAAAACGGTGCAAATTCAAGCTTTGTGAACCAGATCGTGGACACGGATGTGCCGCCCGAGATCGTGGCCACGGACCCGTTTGACATGCTGCAGGCGACGGCCTTGTCCATCCCAGACGGTCCATGCCTGTTTGCGCCGGAACGGCGGAATTCGCAGGGGTTCGATCTGACGCACAGCCCGACCCTGGCCCGGATAGAACAGGCGCGGACGCCCTTTGCCGGGCACCGTTGGCGCGCGCAGCCGCTGGTGGTCGGTAATCTCAAAGGCGCGGAACACCCGGTCGCGAACCCTGCCGACCCGCATGACATCGTGGGACATGTGGCTTGGGCAACGCCCGATGCCGCAGCACGTGCTGTCGCGGATGCCCGGACATGGGGCGCCGATCATGCCGTCCGCAGCGCGGTCCTGACGGCGGCCGCAGACCTGTACGAGGCGCATTTCGGAGAGATGTTCGCGCTGCTTGCACGCGAGGCGGGAAAAACCCTGCCGGACGCCGTGGCAGAACTGCGCGAAGCGGTGGATTTCCTGCGCTACTATGCAACCCAAGGCGACAACAGTGCACCCGCAGGCACGTTCGTGTGTATTTCGCCCTGGAATTTCCCGCTTGCGATCTTCACCGGGCAGATAGCTGCGGCGCTTGCGGCGGGCAACGCGGTGGTTGCGAAACCGGCCGAACAGACACCGCTGATTGCGCACCGCGCGGTCACGTTGCTGCACGAGGCGGGCGTGCCGCGTGCGGCGCTGCAACTGGTTCTGGGCGCGGGTGACATCGGCGGCGCATTGACCGCATGCCCGGATGTTTCCGGCGTCGCATTCACGGGATCAACGGAAACGGCACTTCGGATCCGGTCCTCTTTGGCGGCACACGCCGCACCCGGCACGCCGTTGATTGCGGAAACAGGCGGATTGAACGCAATGATCGTCGACAGCACCGCCCTGCCCGAGCAAGCCGTGCGCAGCATCGTTGAAAGCGCGTTCCAGTCCGCGGGGCAACGGTGCTCCGCGTTGCGGTGCCTTTATGTACAGGAGGATATCGCGCCGCATCTGACCGATATGCTGGTTGGTGCCATGGAGGCGCTCGAACTCGGTTTGCCATGGTCCCTGTCCACAGATGTGGGTCCCGTGATCGATGACGCCGCGCGGGCAGGCATCGCGGCACATATCGACCAGGCACGGTCAGAAGGCCGCGTTGTGCACGAACTGAAAACGCCTGCCACCGGGTGCTTTGTGGCCCCTACCCTGATCCGCGTGGACGGGATCGCCGACCTCGAGCGCGAGGTGTTTGGGCCGGTTCTGCACATTGCGACGTTCCGGGCGGCGGATCTGGACAAGGTGATCGATGCGATCAATGGCACCGGGTACGGGCTGACCTTTGGGCTGCACACGCGGATCGATGACCGGGTGCAGCACGTGACAGACCGGATCGGCGCAGGCAACATCTACGTCAACCGCAACCAGATCGGGGCCATTGTGGGCAGCCAACCCTTTGGCGGTCACGGGCTGTCCGGGACGGGCCCGAAAGCGGGCGGGCCGGACTATTTGCTGCGGTTTCGGGCGCCACAGCCGGTCGCGGAACAGGACGCCTGGACAAAGCAGGCGGCAGTGCCGCCTTTGCCGTCCCGACAGCACACGACCCGGGCGGCGACGGCGTTGCCCGGTCCCACCGGCGAATCCAATCTGCACAGCCGCCATCCCCGCCCTGCAATCTTGTGCGCGGGTCCGGGCGATGACGCCGTGGCGGCCCAAATCCAGGCGGTCGAACGCCTTGGCGGCCAGGGCGTACCGGCAAGTGGTGCCATCGCACCCGAGGCCCTTACCGATGGGCCCGGCTTCGGCGGGGTCCTGTGGTGGGGCGATGCGGCAACAGGGCGTGCCCTGAACCTGGGGCTGGCGGCGCGCAGCGGACCGATCATTCCATTGATCACCGCGCAGCCGGACCGCGCCCATGTGCTGGTCGAACGGCATGTATGCGTCGACACGACCGCATCTGGCGGGAACGCTGCCCTGCTTGGGGCTGCAAGCTGA
- a CDS encoding rhomboid family intramembrane serine protease, with protein MFPIRDHNPSGRTPYVTYALMAINVVVFLSYVGLFADDRALNRFFFDYAAIPARILSGDGFSTLVTSMFLHGGWLHLGGNMLFLYIFGDNVEDEMGHAPFLGFYLATGVAASAIHILSAPGSVVPVVGASGAIAGVMGAYLLLFPKARIDILLILIIIFRIFPIPAWIMLALWFGMQFIGGVGSDPNAGGVAYWAHAGGFVAGVILTVPLWLRLGGPAFWRRTDGHPPHPQARYASSRIPKVRR; from the coding sequence ATGTTTCCGATCCGAGACCACAACCCGTCCGGCCGCACGCCTTATGTCACCTATGCACTCATGGCGATCAACGTCGTGGTATTTCTGAGCTATGTAGGCCTGTTCGCCGACGACCGCGCGCTCAACCGGTTTTTCTTCGACTACGCGGCCATCCCGGCCCGCATCCTGTCGGGGGATGGCTTTTCCACGCTGGTGACGTCGATGTTCCTGCATGGCGGGTGGCTGCATCTGGGCGGCAACATGCTGTTTCTCTACATCTTTGGCGACAATGTCGAAGACGAGATGGGGCACGCGCCCTTTCTGGGCTTCTACCTCGCCACAGGCGTGGCTGCCAGCGCGATCCACATCCTGTCCGCGCCGGGGTCCGTCGTGCCGGTTGTGGGTGCGTCCGGCGCGATTGCCGGGGTGATGGGGGCCTATCTGTTGCTGTTTCCAAAGGCCCGGATCGACATCCTGCTGATCCTGATCATCATCTTCCGCATTTTCCCGATCCCTGCGTGGATCATGCTGGCACTGTGGTTCGGGATGCAATTCATCGGTGGTGTGGGCAGTGATCCAAACGCCGGCGGCGTGGCCTATTGGGCCCATGCCGGGGGATTTGTGGCTGGCGTTATCCTGACCGTTCCGCTGTGGCTCCGCCTGGGCGGGCCGGCGTTCTGGCGGCGCACGGACGGGCACCCGCCGCACCCTCAGGCACGCTATGCGTCGTCGCGCATCCCCAAGGTGCGGCGATGA
- a CDS encoding SDR family oxidoreductase — MTYDLTGKTVLITGGSRSLGKATALRLAREGADVILTYRTKAAEADAVVAEIEAMGRKAAALPVDLEGTAGIADFVTRLAQTGKDVMGHDRIDVLVNNAGIERSAVFGAVTEADWDAMMDTNLKSAFFLTQALVDRITDGGRILFLGTGLTRFALPPYVAYAASKAALSGVMLYLAKTLGPRRITVNVVAPGALDTDFNRAHFEAHPEVVAAISSNTAQGRVGQAEDVEGVIAFLASPAAQWVTGQRVEASGGMFL, encoded by the coding sequence ATGACTTATGACTTGACTGGAAAAACCGTTCTGATCACCGGCGGTAGCCGTAGCCTGGGCAAGGCAACGGCCCTGCGGTTGGCCCGCGAAGGCGCAGACGTGATCCTGACATATCGCACCAAGGCGGCTGAGGCAGATGCCGTTGTGGCCGAGATCGAGGCCATGGGCCGCAAGGCCGCGGCCCTGCCCGTGGATCTGGAAGGCACGGCCGGGATCGCCGATTTCGTGACCCGCCTTGCCCAGACGGGCAAAGACGTGATGGGGCACGACCGCATCGACGTCCTTGTCAACAATGCAGGGATCGAACGCAGCGCGGTGTTCGGGGCCGTTACCGAGGCGGATTGGGACGCGATGATGGACACCAATCTGAAATCGGCCTTCTTTCTGACCCAGGCCCTTGTGGACCGCATCACTGATGGGGGCCGCATTCTGTTTCTTGGCACGGGTCTGACCCGCTTTGCCCTGCCGCCCTATGTCGCCTATGCCGCATCCAAGGCCGCGCTGAGCGGTGTCATGCTGTACCTTGCCAAAACGCTGGGTCCGCGACGCATTACGGTCAACGTCGTGGCGCCCGGTGCGCTGGACACCGACTTTAACCGGGCACATTTCGAAGCCCACCCGGAGGTGGTGGCGGCGATTTCCTCAAACACGGCGCAGGGTCGCGTGGGGCAGGCCGAGGATGTCGAAGGTGTGATCGCCTTTTTGGCCAGCCCCGCGGCGCAGTGGGTCACTGGCCAACGTGTGGAAGCCTCCGGTGGGATGTTCCTTTAG
- a CDS encoding LysR family transcriptional regulator, whose protein sequence is MTTPGSYNTERTFLRIVELGSIRAAAREAGMEPSSLSRKLARLEVRLGTQLIDRAAQGTTEAGALYYNKMRALLSQIDALEAAVAGDAGTPRGTLRLGASIDFGQAFVAPWLTQFCQLHDQVQGQLTLDARQVDMVEAGLDLTIRIGTMPDSALMARKLGTAHRVLVAAPAYLARRGTPVMASDLETHDHILFLPEHANRPLRLTDADGKEHSIPRRARMTIGAVRSIADAVAAGMGVHAGPRWAFAEMLRTGQVVEVLPDHTQPALPICAVWPPVAIQPARVRAFVDFAANEIKKVPALSD, encoded by the coding sequence ATGACAACACCAGGCAGCTATAACACCGAGCGCACGTTTCTGCGGATCGTCGAACTTGGCTCGATCCGGGCAGCCGCGCGCGAGGCGGGCATGGAACCGTCCTCTTTGTCGCGCAAGTTGGCCCGGCTTGAGGTCCGGTTGGGCACCCAGTTGATCGACCGGGCGGCGCAGGGCACAACCGAGGCTGGCGCGCTCTATTACAACAAGATGCGCGCACTTCTCAGTCAGATCGACGCGCTCGAGGCGGCGGTTGCGGGCGATGCGGGCACGCCGCGCGGGACCTTGCGGCTTGGGGCCTCCATCGACTTTGGACAGGCCTTTGTCGCGCCGTGGCTCACGCAGTTTTGCCAATTACATGATCAGGTTCAAGGCCAACTGACCCTCGACGCCCGGCAGGTGGACATGGTCGAGGCGGGGCTGGACCTGACAATTCGCATTGGAACAATGCCCGACAGCGCGCTTATGGCGCGCAAGCTGGGCACGGCGCACCGGGTGCTGGTGGCGGCCCCGGCTTACCTGGCGCGGCGCGGCACTCCTGTCATGGCTTCAGACCTTGAGACCCATGATCACATCCTGTTCCTGCCGGAACACGCGAACCGACCGCTGCGCCTGACGGATGCGGACGGCAAGGAACACAGCATCCCGCGACGCGCCCGGATGACCATTGGCGCGGTGCGGTCCATTGCGGATGCCGTGGCCGCAGGCATGGGCGTGCATGCGGGCCCGCGATGGGCCTTTGCAGAGATGTTGCGCACGGGCCAGGTTGTCGAGGTCTTGCCGGATCACACGCAACCGGCCTTGCCGATCTGTGCCGTGTGGCCGCCCGTCGCGATCCAGCCTGCCCGGGTGCGCGCCTTTGTCGATTTCGCCGCCAACGAGATCAAGAAGGTCCCCGCGTTGAGCGACTAG
- a CDS encoding inositol monophosphatase family protein, with protein MQGSANLNIMMKAARKAGRSLVKDFREVENLQVSMKGAGDFVSKADLAAEEILKEELRTARPNYGWLAEEGGEEHGEDPTRRWIVDPLDGTTNFLHGLPHWAVSIALEHKGQVVAGVVYDAAKDEMFFAEKGTGAFMNDSRLRVSGRRKLIESVFATGLPFGGRTDLPDTLKELARLMPTCAGVRRWGSAALDLAYVAAGRYDGYWERRLNAWDLAAGLLIVREAGGLVEPLTAGNDILEDGEIICANDHMFPQLAKIIRA; from the coding sequence ATGCAAGGTAGCGCAAATCTCAACATCATGATGAAAGCCGCGCGCAAGGCAGGCCGGTCCCTGGTCAAGGACTTTCGCGAGGTCGAGAATTTGCAGGTGTCGATGAAGGGTGCGGGCGACTTTGTGTCCAAGGCCGACCTGGCTGCTGAAGAGATCCTGAAAGAGGAATTGCGCACCGCCCGTCCGAATTATGGCTGGTTGGCTGAAGAGGGCGGCGAAGAGCACGGCGAGGACCCCACGCGCCGCTGGATCGTCGATCCGCTGGATGGCACGACGAATTTTTTGCACGGGCTGCCGCATTGGGCCGTGTCCATCGCGCTTGAGCATAAGGGGCAGGTTGTTGCCGGTGTCGTCTATGATGCTGCGAAGGACGAAATGTTCTTTGCCGAGAAAGGAACAGGCGCCTTTATGAATGACAGCCGTTTGCGGGTGTCCGGGCGCCGCAAGTTGATCGAAAGCGTGTTTGCCACGGGCTTGCCCTTTGGCGGGCGTACCGATCTGCCGGACACGTTGAAGGAACTGGCCCGGCTGATGCCCACATGCGCCGGTGTCCGGCGGTGGGGGTCGGCGGCGCTTGACCTCGCCTATGTCGCGGCGGGCCGTTACGATGGCTATTGGGAGCGGCGTCTGAACGCCTGGGACCTGGCCGCCGGTCTGCTGATCGTCCGCGAAGCCGGTGGGCTGGTCGAGCCGCTGACCGCAGGCAATGACATCCTCGAAGATGGCGAGATCATATGCGCCAATGACCATATGTTCCCGCAACTGGCCAAGATCATCCGCGCGTAG
- a CDS encoding patatin-like phospholipase family protein — MKQDHHTPPGEGALADQGHPAKPHSAPPNIRKSIVTVLEHTYGPWLMVLIFSIVLNLDPSVEVLISFLLDWQNQGSIERSKTLSVWAAWIALVLLPLTAAAASQITLRLCKIEQPTARYLRAGLPIICLLGYAFAFANVVFSPEVEALRKLSNTQLHLSIGWVALLWGLIAFVVGAIYAAFFFGSKLVWTMVDTINTTTEQELLAPLEQVPFLHKIAKVVLLINPLAKIRSDLIRGLSIIVVILIGVVGLAAYVGFWDPALATSVGPVGLSANFFTIAIIVLSAMTVLSSRMPGNTPIILLAVLLSVAVGSILAAVVVTFAFFIALFVAASPASKTPHSRMILGTVVFGGLGVLSFIYMYGFFQVPHCKTLAGCNMVAGVQPQHPVLAGLPPARDTGPIRVIAAQGGGLYAAYHTAYYLAHRADEEPGFADSVYAISGVSGGSVGAGVYWAVRASGLCKAPMEGDATNTCHRDAVSEILENDYLTPSLATLLFRDLFDTFVPISALWNRLGFGPIDRGHVLEQELKSQMQAWFQGRTEGQEPPKTAQAPSDLLEISMPDSAYVGPDPSVPATHPLLFFNSTQVDNGAKIVLSPIRAVNKAPMALETAADTHLTVLNSMVISARFPLVTPPARVAIDPVDAENHPHNTVQLVDGGYFDNSGIETAMDIILDLHKSGTYAGRAIELISFRADGPTQHAEIKGTLGAPLGAFLAAWRARSAHSETRVNEVLGGKATHCVAALNTSVINFTLSWSLSQATFNDVKTQITDNAVCAPRAQGG, encoded by the coding sequence ATGAAACAGGACCACCACACCCCGCCCGGCGAAGGGGCATTGGCGGATCAAGGGCACCCCGCCAAACCGCACAGCGCACCCCCGAACATCCGCAAATCCATCGTCACGGTGCTTGAACATACGTATGGCCCCTGGTTGATGGTTTTGATCTTTTCAATCGTTCTGAACCTTGATCCGTCGGTTGAGGTGCTGATCAGCTTCCTGCTCGACTGGCAGAACCAGGGATCGATCGAGCGCAGCAAGACACTGTCGGTCTGGGCGGCTTGGATTGCGCTCGTATTGCTGCCCCTGACCGCTGCCGCGGCATCGCAAATCACCTTGCGCCTGTGCAAGATCGAACAACCGACGGCCCGGTACCTGCGGGCAGGTCTGCCGATCATCTGCCTTTTGGGCTATGCCTTTGCATTTGCAAACGTGGTCTTCAGCCCCGAGGTTGAGGCATTGCGCAAACTGAGCAACACGCAACTTCATCTCAGCATTGGTTGGGTCGCTCTTTTGTGGGGGCTGATCGCGTTTGTCGTGGGCGCAATTTATGCCGCCTTCTTCTTCGGCTCGAAACTGGTGTGGACGATGGTCGACACGATCAACACCACAACAGAACAAGAGCTTCTGGCCCCGTTGGAGCAGGTTCCGTTCCTGCACAAGATCGCCAAGGTCGTGCTTTTGATCAATCCATTGGCCAAGATCCGCTCGGACCTGATCCGCGGCTTGTCCATCATCGTCGTGATCCTGATCGGCGTTGTGGGCCTGGCGGCCTATGTGGGGTTCTGGGACCCCGCGCTCGCAACCAGCGTCGGCCCGGTCGGGCTGTCCGCCAACTTTTTCACCATCGCGATCATCGTGCTCAGCGCAATGACGGTGCTGTCCAGCCGGATGCCCGGCAACACGCCGATCATCCTGTTGGCCGTCTTGTTGTCTGTCGCCGTGGGGTCAATCTTGGCCGCGGTGGTTGTCACTTTTGCGTTTTTCATCGCGCTTTTTGTCGCCGCAAGTCCAGCATCGAAAACACCGCACAGCCGGATGATCCTGGGCACGGTCGTCTTTGGCGGTCTGGGCGTGTTGTCCTTCATCTACATGTATGGATTTTTCCAGGTGCCACACTGCAAGACGCTGGCAGGCTGCAACATGGTCGCGGGGGTCCAGCCGCAGCACCCCGTGCTGGCAGGCCTTCCGCCCGCGCGCGATACCGGCCCGATCCGCGTGATCGCAGCCCAGGGCGGCGGGCTCTACGCTGCGTATCACACGGCCTATTACCTTGCACACAGGGCGGATGAAGAACCGGGATTTGCCGACAGCGTCTACGCCATTTCCGGCGTGTCGGGCGGGTCCGTCGGTGCGGGTGTCTACTGGGCCGTGCGGGCAAGCGGGCTGTGCAAGGCACCCATGGAAGGCGACGCCACAAACACCTGCCACCGAGACGCGGTAAGCGAGATACTGGAGAATGACTACCTTACCCCATCGCTGGCCACACTGTTGTTTCGCGACCTCTTTGATACGTTCGTGCCCATATCCGCATTGTGGAACAGGCTTGGGTTCGGCCCGATTGACCGCGGGCATGTGCTGGAACAGGAACTCAAGTCGCAGATGCAGGCCTGGTTCCAGGGCAGAACCGAAGGGCAAGAGCCACCCAAGACTGCGCAGGCCCCGTCGGATCTGCTTGAAATCAGCATGCCGGACAGCGCCTATGTCGGCCCCGACCCCAGCGTTCCGGCCACGCATCCACTGCTTTTTTTCAACAGCACGCAGGTCGACAACGGGGCCAAGATTGTCCTGTCCCCCATCCGGGCCGTGAACAAGGCGCCCATGGCGCTGGAAACGGCGGCGGACACGCATCTGACCGTCCTGAACAGCATGGTGATCTCTGCCCGCTTCCCGCTCGTCACGCCACCGGCCCGGGTCGCCATCGACCCGGTTGATGCAGAAAATCACCCCCACAACACCGTGCAACTGGTGGACGGCGGCTATTTCGACAATTCAGGGATCGAAACGGCCATGGACATCATCCTGGACCTGCACAAAAGCGGCACCTATGCCGGGCGCGCCATCGAACTGATCAGCTTTCGCGCGGATGGACCCACGCAGCATGCCGAAATCAAGGGCACGCTTGGCGCGCCCCTTGGCGCGTTCCTGGCCGCGTGGCGCGCCCGCAGCGCGCATTCCGAGACGCGGGTAAACGAGGTGTTGGGCGGCAAGGCCACGCATTGTGTCGCAGCCCTGAACACCAGCGTGATCAATTTCACCCTCAGCTGGTCCCTGTCGCAGGCCACGTTCAACGATGTCAAAACACAGATCACGGACAACGCGGTCTGCGCGCCGCGCGCACAGGGCGGTTAG